ACCAATAGCGCGTCGGGGGTGTCGACGACGACGGCGTTTTCGATGCCCAAGAGCACGATCAAGCGGTCGGGCGAATGGATCAGGCAATTCTTCGCGCCCAGTTGCAGCCATTGGCCGTTGCCGGCGTTGCCCTCGGCGTCTTTGTGCATCATGCGATGGACCGCGGCCCAACTGCCGACATCGCTCCAACCGAAGTCTGCTTCGAGCGTCAAGACTTTTCCCTCGGTGCCGGCTTTTTCCAGCACCGCGTAGTCGATGGAGAGGCTCGGCATTCTTTTATACTCACGGGCGATGGCGGCCGTGAGCGAAGCGCTCGGGTTGCCGAGCGATTTGCCCTTGGCGGCTGCGCCGATCGCGTTTAGCCTAGCGCCGATTTCCGGTTGATAGCGATTGAGCAATTCGATCAGCGTCGCGGCTTTCCAAACAAAGATGCCGCTGTTCCACAGCGAGCCCTGGCGCAGGAGCTTCTTCGCCGTCGCTTTATTTGGTTTTTCGATAAATTTTTTGACTTGAAAGGTCGCGGCGCGGCCGGCGATCGTTTGGCCTTTCATGATGTAGCCGTAGCCGGTTTCCGGATAGTCGGGGCGGATGCCGATGGTGACGAGCCGGTCTTGGCTGACGGCGAGTTCCACCGCGGTTTTGAGCACGCGGGAAAATTCTTTGCCGTCCTTGACCCAATGATCGGCGGGCAGCACGATCATCACGCCGTTGGGATCGCGCCGCAGTATTTCCAAGGCGGCGAGACCGATGCACGGCGCGGTGTTTTTGCCTTGGGGTTCGGCGATGAAATTGCCGCGCGGCAAAGCGCGTAACTCTTTGCGCATGGCGTCGACTTGCTCGGCGACCGTGACGACCAGAGTTTGGGCGCGGCCGCCGAGGCTGAGGACGCGCTCGGCGGTCTCGTCGATCAAACTTTTGCGGCTGAGAATGTTTAGCAACTGTTTGGGCCGTTGGGCGCGGCTGAGCGGCCAAAAGCGCGTGCCCTTGCCGCCGGCGATGATGACGCTGTAGCAATTTGTTTTCATGGCGAGTCTCGGTTGATGCGAATGGAATTTATAGTACGGTAGCCGTGATGGTGGATCAAGTCGCAGGCGCGAAAACAATCTCTTGGAAAGTTCCAACTGAGCCGGAAGCGGTTCGCCTCGATGCCTTTGTGCGCCGCTGTTTGCCACATCTTTCGCGCCGCGAAGTCGACAAGGCGATTACTGACAAGCTGTTTGTCGTCAACGGCCGAGTTGGCAAAAAAGGCCAACGATTGACTAGCGGCGCCGATGTCGTTTTTACCGGACCGGTAAATTGGCTGGCGGAGCGGCCACAGCCGGCGGCGGAATTCGACATTCCGATTATCTACCAAGATGCCGCACTGATCGCGCTCGACAAACGGGCCGGCGTGGCGACCCATGGTTTCTCGGCCAGGGACGGCATTACCGCGGCGAATTTCATCGCCACGCGCTGGCCGGAATTACT
The sequence above is a segment of the Deltaproteobacteria bacterium genome. Coding sequences within it:
- a CDS encoding mannose-1-phosphate guanylyltransferase; its protein translation is MKTNCYSVIIAGGKGTRFWPLSRAQRPKQLLNILSRKSLIDETAERVLSLGGRAQTLVVTVAEQVDAMRKELRALPRGNFIAEPQGKNTAPCIGLAALEILRRDPNGVMIVLPADHWVKDGKEFSRVLKTAVELAVSQDRLVTIGIRPDYPETGYGYIMKGQTIAGRAATFQVKKFIEKPNKATAKKLLRQGSLWNSGIFVWKAATLIELLNRYQPEIGARLNAIGAAAKGKSLGNPSASLTAAIAREYKRMPSLSIDYAVLEKAGTEGKVLTLEADFGWSDVGSWAAVHRMMHKDAEGNAGNGQWLQLGAKNCLIHSPDRLIVLLGIENAVVVDTPDALLVGDLSRSQEVREIVEELQRKGLGKYTIK